A genomic region of Mitsuaria sp. 7 contains the following coding sequences:
- the rfbH gene encoding lipopolysaccharide biosynthesis protein RfbH, with protein sequence MSTTPVNFQPQLDKLRSQIAELVQQYADVAYAPKPFVPGESVVPVSGKVLGAGELKMMVDASLDGWLTTGRFNAMFEQRLAQFLGVKYLITVNSGSSANLVAFSTLTSPKLGDRAIQQGDEVIGVAAGFPTTVNPILQFGAVPVFVDVDLATHNIDASKIEAAITPKTKAIMLAHSLGNPFNLDVVTALCKKHKLWLVEDCCDALGATYNGQLVGTFGDIGTLSFYPAHHITMGEGGAVFTNNAELKLIAESFRDWGRDCYCPPGKDNTCDKRFCWTKKELGGDLPDGYDHKYTYSHLGYNLKISDMQAACALAQMDRVEEFIAKRRANFAYLKARLQSCAEVLHLPEATPNSEPSWFGFPLILKESAGVKRADLINFLEQNKIGTRLLFAGNLTKQPYMAGRNFRISGELTNTDVVMNQTFWLGTFPALGEPQLDYIADKLEEFFGLNF encoded by the coding sequence CGCGTACGCCCCGAAACCTTTCGTGCCCGGCGAGTCCGTCGTGCCCGTGTCCGGCAAGGTGCTGGGCGCCGGCGAACTGAAGATGATGGTGGACGCCTCGCTCGACGGCTGGCTGACCACCGGCCGCTTCAACGCGATGTTCGAGCAGCGCCTGGCCCAGTTCCTCGGCGTGAAGTACCTGATCACGGTGAACTCGGGCTCGTCGGCCAACCTGGTCGCGTTCTCGACCTTGACCAGTCCCAAGCTGGGCGACCGCGCGATCCAGCAGGGCGACGAGGTCATCGGCGTGGCCGCCGGTTTCCCGACGACGGTCAACCCCATCCTGCAGTTCGGCGCGGTGCCGGTCTTCGTGGACGTGGACCTGGCGACGCACAACATCGACGCGAGCAAGATCGAAGCCGCGATCACGCCCAAGACCAAGGCCATCATGCTGGCCCACAGCCTGGGCAACCCGTTCAACCTGGACGTGGTCACGGCGCTGTGCAAGAAGCACAAGCTCTGGCTGGTCGAGGACTGCTGCGATGCGCTGGGCGCGACGTACAACGGCCAGCTGGTCGGCACCTTCGGCGACATCGGCACGCTGAGCTTCTACCCGGCGCACCACATCACGATGGGCGAAGGCGGCGCGGTCTTCACCAACAACGCCGAGCTCAAGCTGATCGCCGAGTCCTTCCGTGACTGGGGCCGCGACTGCTACTGCCCGCCCGGCAAGGACAACACCTGCGACAAGCGCTTCTGCTGGACCAAGAAGGAACTGGGCGGCGACCTGCCGGACGGCTACGACCACAAGTACACCTACAGCCACCTGGGCTACAACCTGAAGATCTCCGACATGCAGGCCGCCTGCGCGCTGGCGCAGATGGACCGGGTCGAGGAATTCATCGCCAAGCGTCGCGCCAACTTCGCCTACCTGAAGGCCCGCCTGCAGAGCTGCGCCGAGGTGCTGCACCTGCCGGAGGCGACGCCGAATTCGGAGCCGTCGTGGTTCGGCTTCCCGCTGATCCTGAAGGAGAGCGCCGGCGTGAAACGCGCCGACCTGATCAACTTCCTCGAACAGAACAAGATCGGCACGCGGCTGCTCTTCGCCGGCAACCTCACGAAGCAGCCCTACATGGCCGGCCGCAACTTCCGCATCAGCGGCGAGCTGACCAACACCGACGTGGTGATGAACCAGACCTTCTGGCTCGGGACCTTCCCCGCGCTGGGCGAGCCGCAGCTGGACTACATCGCCGACAAGCTCGAAGAGTTCTTCGGCCTGAACTTCTGA
- a CDS encoding NAD(P)-dependent oxidoreductase, with protein sequence MRIVLTGPTGFLGSALARRWAADGHELLLLARPGSRTQRIDALLGESSTLSSSASSASSPSTTVRRIRLVRADGMEAAAQALRDFAPDAVVHTACAYGRAGETPLDVLDANLRLGTALLQAAAAVQGRSPVSFLNTGTVLSPEVSLYALSKTQFSAWGATLAGQQPERLRFIDLRLQQMYGAGDDRSKFTTHVIESCRRNEPRLALTAGEQRRDFIHIDDVVDAYDRVLAARDGFAAADAIEVGSGDAVRMRDFVELTRRLTGAATQLDFGAVPYRAHEAMLCVADTARLRGLGWVPRFDLEAGLRQTLAASSSPDTP encoded by the coding sequence ATGCGCATCGTGCTGACCGGCCCCACCGGCTTCCTCGGCAGCGCCCTCGCCCGCCGCTGGGCCGCGGACGGTCATGAGCTGCTGCTGCTGGCACGGCCGGGTTCGCGCACGCAGCGCATCGATGCGCTGCTTGGCGAGTCGTCGACCCTATCGTCGAGCGCATCGAGCGCATCGAGCCCATCGACGACGGTCCGACGGATCCGACTGGTCCGTGCCGACGGCATGGAGGCCGCCGCGCAAGCGCTGCGCGACTTCGCGCCGGACGCGGTGGTCCATACCGCCTGCGCCTACGGGCGCGCGGGTGAAACGCCGCTGGATGTGCTCGACGCCAACCTGCGCCTCGGGACCGCGCTGCTGCAGGCCGCCGCCGCAGTGCAAGGCCGGTCGCCGGTGAGTTTCCTGAACACCGGCACGGTGCTCTCGCCGGAGGTCAGCCTCTATGCGCTCAGCAAGACGCAGTTCTCCGCCTGGGGCGCGACACTGGCGGGCCAGCAGCCCGAGCGGCTGCGCTTCATCGACCTGCGGCTGCAGCAGATGTACGGCGCGGGCGACGACCGCTCCAAGTTCACCACGCACGTCATCGAGTCCTGCCGTCGCAACGAGCCCCGCCTGGCGCTGACTGCCGGCGAGCAGCGTCGCGACTTCATCCACATCGACGACGTCGTCGATGCCTACGACCGCGTGCTCGCGGCGCGTGACGGCTTCGCCGCCGCCGACGCCATCGAGGTCGGCTCCGGCGACGCCGTCCGCATGCGCGACTTCGTCGAGCTGACCCGACGCCTCACTGGCGCCGCCACGCAGCTGGACTTCGGCGCCGTGCCCTATCGCGCCCACGAGGCGATGCTCTGCGTCGCGGACACCGCGCGGCTGCGCGGCCTCGGCTGGGTTCCCCGTTTCGACCTGGAGGCCGGCCTGCGCCAGACGCTGGCCGCCTCCTCATCTCCGGACACGCCATGA
- a CDS encoding GDP-mannose 4,6-dehydratase, translating to MKLLITGGCGFLGSNLAAHALSQGLELCVFDSLYRHGSQSNLQWLRGQGAFEFVHGDIRNANDVSRVIARFKPDAIFHLAGQVAMTTSIADPRMDFEVNAMGTLNVLEAVRAHVPEAVVIYSSTNKVYGDLEQYQYRETDTRYVCAEQPDGFDEQTPLDFHSPYGCSKGSADQYLRDYHRIFGLKTVVFRHSSMYGGRQFATADQGWIGWFCQMAAQARAGTLKAPFTISGNGKQVRDVLHAEDMISLYFSTLKHADAAAGQAFNIGGGIANSLSLLELFQLLETEIGQPLQYTKLPPRESDQRVFVADIGKMGRLSGWAPKVSAQAGVSKMLAWTTAMMEAERG from the coding sequence ATGAAACTCCTGATCACCGGCGGCTGCGGCTTCCTCGGCAGCAACCTCGCGGCGCACGCGCTGTCGCAGGGCCTTGAGCTCTGCGTCTTCGACAGCCTCTACCGCCACGGCTCGCAGAGCAACCTGCAATGGCTGCGCGGCCAGGGCGCGTTCGAGTTCGTGCACGGCGACATCCGCAACGCCAACGACGTGTCGCGCGTGATCGCGCGTTTCAAGCCGGACGCGATCTTCCACCTCGCCGGCCAGGTCGCGATGACGACGTCGATCGCCGATCCGCGCATGGACTTCGAGGTCAACGCCATGGGCACGCTCAACGTGCTCGAAGCCGTGCGCGCCCACGTGCCCGAGGCCGTGGTCATCTATTCCTCCACCAACAAGGTCTACGGCGACCTGGAGCAGTACCAGTACCGCGAGACCGACACCCGCTACGTCTGCGCCGAGCAGCCCGACGGCTTCGACGAGCAGACGCCGCTGGACTTCCACTCGCCCTACGGCTGCTCCAAGGGCTCGGCGGACCAGTACCTGCGCGACTACCACCGCATCTTCGGCCTGAAGACGGTCGTGTTCCGCCACTCCTCGATGTACGGCGGCCGCCAGTTCGCGACGGCGGACCAGGGCTGGATCGGCTGGTTCTGCCAGATGGCGGCGCAGGCCCGCGCCGGCACGCTGAAGGCGCCCTTCACCATCTCCGGCAACGGCAAGCAGGTCCGCGACGTGCTGCATGCCGAGGACATGATCTCGCTCTACTTCTCGACGCTGAAACACGCCGACGCCGCGGCCGGCCAGGCCTTCAACATCGGCGGCGGCATCGCCAACAGCCTGTCGCTGCTGGAGCTGTTCCAGCTGCTCGAGACCGAGATCGGCCAGCCGCTGCAATACACGAAGCTGCCGCCGCGCGAGAGCGACCAGCGCGTCTTCGTGGCCGACATCGGCAAGATGGGCCGGCTGAGCGGCTGGGCGCCGAAGGTGAGCGCGCAGGCCGGCGTCTCCAAGATGCTGGCCTGGACGACGGCCATGATGGAGGCGGAGCGGGGATGA
- a CDS encoding 2Fe-2S iron-sulfur cluster-binding protein, producing MTAGTTHTITISSGRSFQAREDESLLDAALRQGITLDYSCRTGRCSTCKGRLDDGHALAARDETGLSAQEIAEGWMLTCVRQARGDCRVDIEDLGDLFIPPAKTLPCRIQSLEKLAEDVMRVVLRMPPATPLAFLPGQYVDVIGPGGVRRSYSVANAPREDKLVELHIREVPGGAMSRYLFQEAKANDLLRLNGPLGTFFLRDAAGLHLALLATGTGIAPVKAIVEGLAGAPPETRPASVTVYWGGRHAEDLYWTPPVELTEATALRFVPVLSRAGEVWTGARGHVQDALLADAPDLSTTAVYACGSDAMIHAARARLVGLGLPERRFHSDAFVSSGAA from the coding sequence ATGACCGCCGGGACGACGCACACCATCACCATCAGCAGCGGCCGGAGCTTCCAGGCGCGCGAGGACGAGTCGCTGCTGGACGCCGCGCTGCGCCAGGGCATCACGCTGGACTACAGCTGCCGCACCGGCCGGTGCAGCACCTGCAAGGGCCGCCTGGACGACGGCCACGCGCTGGCCGCGCGCGACGAGACCGGCCTGAGTGCCCAGGAGATCGCCGAGGGCTGGATGCTGACCTGCGTCCGGCAGGCCCGCGGCGATTGCCGCGTCGACATCGAGGACCTGGGCGACCTCTTCATCCCGCCCGCGAAGACCTTGCCCTGCCGGATCCAGTCGCTGGAGAAGCTGGCCGAGGACGTGATGCGCGTCGTGCTGCGGATGCCGCCGGCGACGCCGCTGGCCTTCCTGCCCGGCCAGTACGTCGACGTCATCGGGCCGGGCGGCGTGCGCCGGAGCTATTCGGTGGCCAACGCGCCGCGCGAGGACAAGCTCGTCGAGCTGCACATCCGCGAGGTGCCGGGCGGCGCGATGAGCCGCTACTTGTTCCAGGAGGCCAAGGCCAACGACCTGCTGCGCCTCAACGGACCGCTGGGGACCTTCTTCCTGCGCGACGCCGCAGGGTTGCATCTGGCGCTGCTTGCGACCGGCACCGGCATCGCGCCGGTCAAGGCGATCGTCGAGGGTCTGGCCGGCGCGCCGCCGGAAACACGCCCCGCCTCAGTGACCGTGTACTGGGGCGGCCGTCATGCCGAGGATCTCTACTGGACGCCGCCGGTCGAACTCACCGAGGCCACCGCCTTGCGTTTCGTCCCGGTGCTGTCACGCGCCGGCGAGGTCTGGACGGGCGCGCGCGGTCACGTGCAGGACGCCTTGCTCGCGGACGCGCCCGACCTGTCCACCACCGCGGTCTATGCCTGCGGGTCCGACGCGATGATCCACGCGGCCCGCGCGCGGCTGGTCGGACTGGGGCTGCCGGAGCGGCGCTTCCACTCCGATGCGTTCGTCAGCTCAGGCGCCGCTTGA
- a CDS encoding glycosyltransferase family 2 protein, translating into MATVAILIPVYNRETLVVRAVESALAQTYRDIEVIVVDNCSTDGTYAAVEAIAARDPRVKLFRNETNIGPVRNWLACADKTTAPYAKILFSDDLIAPQFVERTLPHLINNECGLVYTYALVGREEWKGVPQYRAFRGTTNFAREYFLRSTTYIEHFTPVSPGAALLRTADLRKNLLTELPGLPDYDFNRTGAGVDWLIYALTALSYPYVTYVDEPLTFFFAHDDSISGANESNLVPEGYALARQWLRATVKGL; encoded by the coding sequence ATGGCGACCGTCGCAATCCTGATCCCCGTCTACAACCGCGAGACCCTGGTGGTCCGGGCCGTCGAGTCCGCGCTCGCGCAGACCTACCGCGACATCGAGGTGATCGTCGTCGACAACTGCAGCACCGACGGCACCTATGCCGCCGTCGAGGCGATCGCCGCACGTGACCCGCGGGTCAAGCTGTTCCGCAACGAGACCAACATCGGTCCGGTGCGCAACTGGCTGGCCTGCGCGGACAAGACGACGGCGCCGTACGCCAAGATCCTGTTCAGCGACGACCTGATCGCCCCGCAATTCGTCGAACGGACGCTGCCGCACCTGATCAACAACGAGTGCGGCCTGGTCTACACCTACGCGCTGGTCGGCCGGGAGGAGTGGAAGGGCGTGCCGCAGTACCGCGCCTTCCGCGGCACGACGAACTTCGCCCGCGAGTACTTCCTGCGCAGCACGACCTACATCGAGCACTTCACGCCGGTCTCGCCGGGCGCCGCGCTGCTGCGTACCGCGGACCTGCGCAAGAACCTGCTCACCGAGCTGCCGGGCCTGCCCGACTACGACTTCAACCGCACCGGCGCCGGCGTGGACTGGCTCATCTACGCGCTGACCGCGCTGAGCTACCCCTACGTCACCTACGTCGACGAGCCGCTGACCTTCTTCTTCGCCCACGACGACTCGATCTCCGGGGCCAACGAGAGCAACCTCGTCCCCGAGGGCTATGCGCTGGCGCGTCAGTGGCTGCGGGCGACGGTCAAGGGCTTGTGA
- a CDS encoding methyl-accepting chemotaxis protein — MNFSGLKVKTKLWAGFGVMAVIVAAVSGAALHWLNQSSSRVNDYLHGVAARERMVIAVQSAAKSRAIAARNLVLVTTPEDRTKELAAVTKAHEEVGQSLATLKSHLTAAKDATPQDRTLFDKVAAIEEQYGKVALAIVGLANDGKRDDAVAKMNAECRPLLAALLTATGDFIRYEDERSTAETKEATELFATDRMLLITTAVLAAAVAGLLGWLISRAVTTPLNRAIKVAQSVADGDLRDEIQVDGRDELSQLLTALKAMSGNLSTMVTNVRQAADGIATASTQIASGNQDLSSRTETQASALQETASSMAQMTETVQVNAESSRKATGLADAAAQVAGQGGEVVHRVMTTMEAITGSSKRIGDITSVIDGIAFQTNILALNAAVEAARAGEQGRGFAVVASEVRALAQRSAQAAKEIKTLISDSVEKVDAGAVQVQEAGRTMDEVLTQVRKVTDLMGEISASTDQQTHGIVQVNEAVAAIDRGTQQNAALVEESAAAAESLRQQAMALTEAISRFKVRGLSAA; from the coding sequence ATGAACTTCTCAGGCCTCAAGGTCAAGACCAAGCTGTGGGCGGGTTTCGGCGTGATGGCGGTGATCGTCGCCGCCGTGTCCGGCGCGGCGCTGCACTGGCTGAACCAGTCGAGCTCGCGCGTCAACGACTACCTCCACGGCGTCGCTGCCCGCGAACGCATGGTGATCGCGGTGCAGTCCGCGGCGAAGTCGCGTGCCATCGCGGCGCGCAATCTGGTGCTGGTCACCACGCCGGAGGACCGGACCAAGGAACTGGCCGCCGTGACCAAGGCCCATGAAGAGGTGGGCCAGTCGCTCGCGACCTTGAAGTCGCACCTGACCGCCGCGAAAGACGCGACACCCCAGGACCGGACCCTCTTCGACAAGGTCGCGGCGATCGAGGAACAGTACGGCAAGGTCGCGCTGGCCATCGTGGGCCTGGCCAACGACGGCAAGCGCGACGACGCCGTCGCCAAGATGAACGCGGAATGCCGCCCGCTGCTGGCGGCCCTGCTGACCGCGACCGGCGATTTCATCCGCTACGAGGACGAACGCTCCACCGCCGAGACCAAGGAAGCGACCGAGCTGTTCGCCACCGACCGGATGCTGCTGATCACGACGGCGGTCCTGGCGGCTGCGGTGGCCGGCCTGCTGGGCTGGCTGATCAGCCGCGCGGTGACGACGCCGCTGAACCGCGCGATCAAGGTCGCGCAATCGGTGGCCGACGGCGACTTGCGCGACGAGATCCAGGTCGACGGCCGCGATGAGTTGAGCCAGCTGCTGACCGCGCTGAAGGCCATGAGCGGCAACCTGTCGACGATGGTCACCAACGTGCGCCAGGCCGCCGACGGCATCGCCACGGCGTCGACGCAGATCGCCAGCGGCAACCAGGATCTGTCCAGCCGGACGGAGACCCAGGCCAGCGCGCTGCAGGAAACGGCCTCGTCGATGGCGCAGATGACCGAGACGGTGCAGGTTAACGCCGAATCCTCGCGCAAGGCGACCGGCCTGGCCGACGCCGCCGCGCAGGTGGCCGGCCAGGGGGGCGAGGTCGTGCACCGCGTCATGACGACCATGGAGGCCATCACCGGCTCCAGCAAGCGGATCGGCGACATCACCAGCGTGATCGACGGCATCGCGTTCCAGACCAATATCCTGGCGCTGAACGCGGCTGTCGAAGCGGCGCGCGCCGGCGAGCAGGGCCGCGGCTTCGCGGTCGTGGCGAGCGAGGTGCGGGCCCTGGCGCAGCGCAGCGCGCAGGCCGCCAAGGAGATCAAGACGCTGATCTCGGACTCGGTCGAGAAGGTCGACGCCGGCGCCGTGCAGGTGCAGGAGGCCGGCCGCACGATGGACGAGGTGCTGACGCAGGTCCGCAAGGTCACCGACCTGATGGGCGAGATCAGCGCCTCCACCGACCAGCAGACGCACGGCATCGTGCAGGTCAACGAGGCGGTGGCGGCGATCGACCGCGGCACGCAGCAGAACGCGGCGCTGGTCGAGGAAAGCGCCGCCGCGGCCGAGAGTCTGCGTCAGCAGGCGATGGCGCTGACCGAAGCGATCTCGCGGTTCAAGGTGCGGGGCTTGTCGGCCGCATGA
- a CDS encoding AAA family ATPase, which produces MHAQVTLTLSQIHELLLNVATVRPVFIWGPPGVGKSSLVEQFASSLGLECVSLLGSQLAPEDLIGIPKIEGAVSRFYPPSMIVRDREFVLFIDELNIASQEIQKAFYSLILDQRIGEYRLPKGSVIIGAGNRAHDAAMARQMPSALVNRMVHVHLRASHREWLQWAESNGIHPWVLDYVRARPHQLATDVPPSKEEPFSTPRSWHAVSDALHAFGEDISPDHLDALLFGTLTRDHAIGFKAFLKQVRNRFSVHKILRGEEPWPSAAEDRDLTYFLAQSLRDLLVKELPEREAQLGRDSREMAQSAKSALKTLARIDGELAQLVLTEDDGGRRLPDWFVLEIAKELPRLLQRKAADEQQG; this is translated from the coding sequence ATGCACGCTCAAGTCACGCTGACCCTCTCGCAGATCCACGAACTGCTGCTCAACGTCGCCACGGTGCGCCCCGTCTTCATCTGGGGGCCGCCTGGCGTCGGCAAGAGTTCCCTCGTGGAGCAGTTCGCCAGTTCATTGGGGCTCGAGTGCGTCTCGCTGCTCGGCTCCCAGCTCGCGCCCGAGGACCTGATCGGCATCCCCAAGATCGAAGGGGCGGTCAGCCGCTTCTATCCGCCGTCGATGATCGTGCGGGATCGCGAGTTCGTGCTGTTCATCGACGAGCTCAACATCGCCTCGCAGGAGATCCAGAAGGCGTTCTACAGCCTGATCCTGGACCAGCGCATCGGCGAGTACCGGCTCCCCAAGGGCTCCGTCATCATCGGCGCCGGCAACCGCGCCCATGACGCCGCCATGGCGCGGCAGATGCCCAGCGCGCTGGTCAACCGCATGGTCCACGTCCACCTGCGCGCCTCGCACCGCGAGTGGCTGCAATGGGCGGAATCCAACGGCATCCATCCCTGGGTCCTGGACTACGTCCGCGCCCGCCCGCACCAGCTGGCCACCGACGTCCCTCCGTCCAAGGAGGAACCGTTCTCCACGCCGCGCAGCTGGCATGCGGTCAGCGACGCGCTGCACGCGTTCGGCGAGGACATCTCGCCCGACCACCTCGACGCCCTGCTCTTCGGGACCCTGACGCGCGACCACGCCATCGGCTTCAAGGCCTTCCTCAAGCAGGTCCGCAACCGCTTCAGCGTCCACAAGATCCTGCGCGGCGAGGAACCCTGGCCGAGCGCCGCCGAGGACCGCGACCTGACCTACTTCCTCGCGCAGAGCCTGCGCGACCTGCTCGTCAAGGAACTCCCGGAACGCGAAGCCCAGCTCGGCCGCGACAGCCGCGAGATGGCGCAATCCGCCAAGTCCGCGCTGAAGACGCTGGCCCGCATCGACGGCGAACTCGCCCAACTGGTGCTGACCGAGGACGACGGCGGCCGGCGCCTGCCGGACTGGTTCGTGCTGGAGATCGCCAAGGAACTGCCGCGGCTGCTGCAGCGCAAGGCCGCCGATGAGCAGCAAGGCTAG
- a CDS encoding DUF2201 family putative metallopeptidase, producing the protein MSSKASREQRKPKPHEAALALLKKHYLLSAVVDQVDFHAMSRFGGPLPPRAYCQIDGGARVRFDDTQPLTTNQWLGVFSLAALIVAIGGLTRLALPSREADIAAQLAALHWWHQLRTGELPEAMALPGDLLQWGRQPIEDIAARLRDEPPAELLDPAWTLTRSTHPLLVPAPRRRVYLATSPVDHEQLFAQALVDNAKQALRLRHEADHPARAGSDPNSNAAQARRWLITHMPLLGSLLTHFELVEDAEVCERLHISIAAIQVGTGEIYINPRRRLGLEQSKFVVAHEILHAGLNHSSRRQGRDAYLWNVACDFVINDWLVGLNVGIPPEGGLLFDEQFRGLPAEDIYPKLAADLRIRRRLSTFRGDDCDMLDEGSSRFFTDGEEFCRRALLQGLDFHQASNRGTLPAGLVEAIRTLNQPAIPWQAKLAEWIQERFPLAERRRSWARPSRRQSATPESPRPRFVEPEDDRATRTYGVIVDTSGSMGREDLGKALGAVVAYSQAQGVRQVRLVYCDAQPYDEGFIEIDALASRVRVRGRGGTVLQPAVDLLLTRRDFPKDCPILIITDGGCEPELRVQRDHAFLVSPGMRLPFSTAKPVFTMR; encoded by the coding sequence ATGAGCAGCAAGGCTAGCCGCGAGCAGCGCAAGCCCAAGCCGCATGAGGCGGCGCTGGCCCTGCTGAAGAAGCACTACCTGCTGAGCGCGGTGGTCGACCAGGTCGACTTCCACGCCATGTCGCGCTTCGGCGGGCCACTGCCGCCGCGCGCCTATTGCCAGATCGACGGCGGCGCGCGCGTGCGCTTCGACGACACCCAGCCCCTGACGACGAACCAGTGGCTCGGGGTCTTCTCGCTGGCGGCATTGATCGTCGCCATCGGCGGGCTGACGCGCCTGGCGCTGCCGTCGCGCGAGGCCGACATCGCCGCGCAACTCGCCGCGTTGCACTGGTGGCACCAGTTGCGCACCGGCGAATTGCCGGAGGCGATGGCACTGCCCGGCGACCTGCTGCAATGGGGCCGGCAGCCCATCGAGGACATCGCCGCCCGGCTGCGAGATGAGCCGCCGGCGGAGCTGCTGGATCCGGCCTGGACGCTGACCCGCTCGACCCATCCGCTGCTGGTGCCGGCCCCGCGGCGGCGCGTCTATCTCGCCACGTCGCCCGTCGATCACGAACAGCTGTTCGCGCAGGCCCTGGTCGACAACGCCAAGCAGGCGCTGCGCCTGCGCCACGAGGCCGATCACCCCGCGCGCGCCGGCAGCGATCCGAACAGCAACGCGGCCCAGGCGCGTCGGTGGCTGATCACGCACATGCCGCTGCTGGGCTCCCTGCTCACGCACTTCGAACTGGTCGAGGACGCCGAGGTCTGCGAACGCCTGCACATCAGCATCGCGGCGATCCAGGTCGGTACCGGCGAGATCTACATCAACCCGCGTCGCCGACTCGGCCTGGAGCAGAGCAAGTTCGTCGTCGCGCACGAGATCCTGCATGCGGGCCTGAACCATTCCAGCCGGCGTCAGGGTCGCGACGCCTACCTCTGGAACGTGGCCTGCGACTTCGTCATCAACGACTGGCTGGTCGGCCTGAACGTCGGCATCCCGCCCGAGGGCGGCCTGCTCTTCGACGAGCAGTTCCGAGGCCTGCCCGCCGAGGACATCTACCCGAAGCTGGCCGCCGACCTGCGCATCCGCCGGCGTCTGTCGACCTTCCGCGGCGACGATTGCGACATGCTCGATGAAGGCAGCAGCCGCTTCTTCACCGACGGCGAGGAGTTCTGCCGCCGCGCATTGCTGCAGGGCCTGGACTTCCACCAGGCGAGCAACCGCGGCACGCTGCCGGCGGGCCTGGTCGAAGCGATCCGGACGCTGAACCAGCCGGCCATCCCCTGGCAGGCGAAGCTGGCCGAGTGGATCCAGGAGCGCTTCCCGCTCGCCGAGCGGCGCCGGAGCTGGGCGCGCCCGTCGCGCCGCCAGTCGGCGACGCCCGAGTCGCCCCGTCCGCGCTTCGTCGAGCCCGAGGACGACCGGGCCACGCGCACCTATGGCGTCATCGTCGACACCAGCGGCTCGATGGGCCGCGAGGACCTGGGCAAGGCACTGGGCGCGGTGGTGGCCTACTCGCAGGCACAGGGCGTGCGGCAGGTGCGGCTCGTCTACTGCGACGCGCAGCCCTACGACGAGGGCTTCATCGAGATCGACGCGCTGGCCTCCCGCGTGCGGGTCCGGGGTCGTGGCGGCACCGTGCTGCAGCCGGCGGTGGACCTGCTGCTGACCCGGCGCGATTTCCCCAAGGACTGTCCGATCCTGATCATCACGGACGGCGGCTGCGAGCCAGAACTGCGCGTCCAGCGGGATCACGCCTTCCTGGTGAGTCCGGGCATGAGGTTGCCCTTCTCGACCGCCAAACCGGTATTCACGATGCGCTAA